AATTTTCGACGTCGTGGCGAATGGATTCCTCCGGCGTGCCACAGTGGTCAATGTCGCCGAGCAGGAGGTGACGTTCGCGTTGGGCGAGGAGTTGGAATCTGAAGCCGCGCTTCCGGTGCACCTTCTGCTCGCAATCATCAAGTTCGATCACTACGAGTGGGGAATGGAAAAACTGACAGAGCTCGGCGCCGCGCGAATCACGCCGGTGATTGCGCGCAGGACAGAGAAACATCTCGCGCACGCCGCGGCAAAGCGTGTAGAGCGGTGGCGCAGGATCGCGCTCGAAGCGGCGAAGCAGTCGCGCAGAAGCGATCTGCCGCAGGTGGATGATCCGCTGCCGCTGAAGCAGGCGCTGGCGCAGGTGAGCGCGCCGGTGAAGTTGCTGCTCGCCGAGACGGAGCAGGAGAATTCGTTAGCCGCTGCGCTGAAGGATGGGATGGGAGAAGTTGCGCTGGCGATCGGGCCGGAGGGTGGATGGACGCCGGAAGAGATGGCACTGTTCAGCGAGAACGGGTGGCGGCACGTGACGCTGGGGCCGAGGATCCTGCGCGCCGAAACGGCGGCGATTGCGGCGCTCAGTGTTTGTTCGGCGCTGCTTTGAAAAAGCAAATCCCCTGCGGGGATGACAGAAAGAAAGCAAAAACGGCCGGAGTTCTCCGGCCGCTCTACTGTCTATTCTCTACTGTCTTCCCTACGAGAACATCTCCTTGACCTTGTCGAAGATCCCGCGCG
This is a stretch of genomic DNA from Acidobacteriaceae bacterium. It encodes these proteins:
- a CDS encoding RsmE family RNA methyltransferase is translated as MTRRRWIADKFTDTTASLTGDQALHLARVLRAQPGQIFDVVANGFLRRATVVNVAEQEVTFALGEELESEAALPVHLLLAIIKFDHYEWGMEKLTELGAARITPVIARRTEKHLAHAAAKRVERWRRIALEAAKQSRRSDLPQVDDPLPLKQALAQVSAPVKLLLAETEQENSLAAALKDGMGEVALAIGPEGGWTPEEMALFSENGWRHVTLGPRILRAETAAIAALSVCSALL